Proteins from a single region of Pogoniulus pusillus isolate bPogPus1 chromosome 23, bPogPus1.pri, whole genome shotgun sequence:
- the LOC135185714 gene encoding patched domain-containing protein 3-like codes for MTAGRVRPPCPSGTALGAPRWSSHSARSTGSRRWVYCGASAKLPSATPAPASPMEESRSHSESCSCCNTNCVERPLRRLFEGLGSSVAACPWPFVLLPLLLSGGLGAGFIFLPQRQANDIEEQFTPTEGPAKAERDFVRRYFPTNDSQSFSATRLPTEGAYAALIAVATEDKSVLDSAAWSEVLKLDGAVRASDYETLCARNAADGACSSPNPLLQPAAPQNLTYPVNGTSFLGTALGGVRTDADGQVVSARALKLMYYLREDGPEAAESRQWLESFLKEFPRQLARMNFTAIQVTYFTSLSRQQEFEGNTKSVIPLFSITYFLTITFSIVSCLRLSCIRNNVWLASCGVLSAGLAVLSSFGLMLFCGVPFVVTVANAPFLILGVGVDDMFIMIAAWEQSSRRKEKSNVKSLLAETYSEAALSVTITTLTDVLAFFIGTWTAFPSVRSFCLYTGTAFVFCYIYTMTFFGAVLVLNHRREQGERHWLTCMPVGGGEGQAESCLYKACCIGSCSGHSSQPDSEHPMTIFFKKYYGPFFTNKWIKPLVVLLYAAYLGGSIYGCIQIREGIDLRNLASDDSYVGPFYDDNEEYFSEYGPRVMVVITESVDYWNETVRLGIENCTQDLEGISYVDQKLSESWLRVYTALGNAGQVNLDNKTSFLNNLTLLFHIAPSFKWDINKTEDEIRASRFFIQTVNVTSAVDEKNLLHELRERARQCSVPLLVYHPAFIYYDQYLVIVQNTIQNVVVAAGAMLLVSLLLIPSPLCCLWVTFAIASVIVGVAGFMTFWSVNLDSISMINLVICIGFSVDFSAHISYAFVSSGESSANGRAVEALSLLGYPVLQGAVSTILGVVVLAAAKAYIFRTFFKIMFLVILFGALHGLVFIPVFLTFFGNFGTLPHYIEPNNSSLHHTTSENKELRYRKSKDCP; via the exons ATGACAGCAGGGAGGGTGCGCCCGCCTTGCCCCTCCGGAACGGCCCTGGGCGCGCCGCGGTGGAGCTCTCATTCTGCCCGCAGCACCGGCAGCAGAAGGTGGGTCTACTGCGGCGCATCGGCCAAGCTGCCGTCGGcaacccctgccccagcctcgcCCATGGAGGAGTCGCGCAGCCACAgcgagagctgctcctgctgtaaCACCAACTGTGTGGAGCGGCCGCTGAGGCGACTCTttgaagggctggggagcagcgtGGCCGCCTGCCCCTGGCCCTtcgtgctgctgccgctgctgctgtcGGGCGGGCTGGGAGCCGGCTTCATCTTCCTGCCGCAGCGGCAGGCGAACGACATCGAGGAGCAGTTCACGCCGACGGAGGGGCCCGCCAAGGCCGAGCGCGACTTCGTGCGGCGGTACTTCCCCACCAACGACTCGCAGAGCTTCTCTGCCACACGCCTGCCCACCGAGGGCGCCTACGCCGCCCTCATCGCCGTGGCGACGGAGGACAAGTCCGTCCTGGACTCGGCGGCGTGGAGCGAGGTGCTGAAACTGGATGGGGCGGTGAGAGCGAGCGACTACGAGACCCTGTGCGCCCGCAATGCCGCCGACGGCGCCTGCAGCAGCCCCAACCCGCTGCTACAACCCGCCGCCCCGCAGAACCTCACCTACCCGGTCAATGGAACCTCCTTCCTGGGCACCGCGCTGGGCGGCGTGAGGACGGACGCCGACGGGCAGGTGGTGTCGGCGCGGGCCCTGAAGCTGATGTATTACCTGCGAGAGGACGGCCCCGAGGCGGCGGAGAGCcggcagtggctggagagcttccTGAAGGAGTTTCCCAGGCAGCTGGCGAGAATGAACTTCACCGCCATTCAG GTGACTTACTTTACATCGCTGTCCAGGCAGCAGGAGTTTGAGGGAAATACCAAGAGCGTGATCCCACTCTTCTCCATAACGTATTTCTTGACAATAACTTTTTCCATCGTCTCTTGCCTCAG GTTGAGCTGTATAAGAAATAATGTCTGGCTTGCAAGCTGCGGAGTGCTTTCTGCTGGTTTAGCTGTACTGAGCAGCTTTGGATTGATGCTCTTCTGTGGAGTGCCCTTCGTGGTCACTGTCGCAAATGCACCGTTTCTCATTCTGG GGGTTGGTGTTGATGACATGTTCATCATGATTGCTGCCTGGGAACAGAGCtcgagaagaaaagagaagtccAACGTTAAGTCTCTGCTGGCTGAGACTTACTCAGAAGCAGCTCTTTCTGTGAccatcaccaccctcacagatGTTTTGGCCTTCTTCATTGGCACCTGGACTGCTTTTCCATCCGTGAGGTCATTTTGCCTCTACACAGGCACTGCTTTTGTCTTCTGCTATATCTATACCATGACCTTCTTTGGGGCAGTCCTTGTATTAAATCATAGAAGGGAGCAAGGAGAGCGGCACTGGCTGACTTGTATGCCcgtgggaggaggggaagggcaggCTGAGTCCTGCTTGTACAAGGCTTGCTGCAtaggcagctgctctgggcactcatCTCAGCCAGACAGCGAGCATCCAATGACCATATTCTTTAAGAAGTACTATGGCCCTTTCTTCACCAACAAATGGATCAAGCCACTTGTGGTGCTGCTGTACGCAGCCTACCTGGGTGGCAGCATTTATGGCTGCATTCAGATCCGGGAAGGCATCGATCTTCGGAATCTGGCCAGTGACGACTCCTACGTTGGCCCCTTCTATGATGATAATGAGGAATACTTCTCAGAGTATGGCCCCAGGGTGATGGTTGTCATTACTGAAAGTGTAGATTACTGGAACGAGACTGTTCGCCTTGGCATtgagaactgcacacaggatttAGAGGGCATTTCATATGTAGACCAGAAGCTCTCAGAATCATGGCTGAGAGTGTACACAGCCCTAGGAAATGCTGGTCAGGTAAATCTAGACAATAAGACTTCTTTCCTCAATAACTTAACTCTGCTGTTCCACATTGCTCCCAGTTTTAAGTGGGACATTAACAAGACTGAGGATGAAATCAGAGCTTCACGTTTCTTCATCCAGACAGTGAACGTGACCTCAGCTGTTGATGAGAAGAATCTTCTCCATGAGCTGAGAGAGAGAGCCAGGCAGTGCAGTGTGCCACTGCTGGTGTACCACCCAGCGTTCATCTACTACGACCAGTACCTGGTGATAGTGCAGAACACCATTCAGAACGTTGTGGTTGCTGCGGGGGCCATGCTCCTTGTCTCCCTTCTGCTCATTCCCAGCCCCTTGTGTTGCCTGTGGGTGACCTTTGCTATAGCTTCTGTCATAGTGGGTGTGGCTGGCTTCATGACCTTTTGGAGCGTCAATCTCGACTCCATATCCATGATCAACCTGGTCATTTGTATTGGGTTTTCAGTAGATTTCTCTGCTCACATTTCCTATGCTTTTGTTAGCAGTGGAGAGTCCTCAGCCAACGGAAGGGCAGTTGAAgctctgtccctgctgggtTACCCAGTCTTACAAGGTGCAGTTTCTACTATCCTGGGAGTCGttgtcctggctgcagccaaagccTACATCTTTAGGACATTTTTCAAGATCATGTTCCTGGTTATTTTGTTTGGGGCACTTCATGGTCTTGTTTTCATTCCAGTGTTTCTAACCTTTTTTGGGAACTTTGGCACATTGCCCCACTATATAGAACCTAATAATAGTTCACTCCACCACACCACATCTGAAAATAAAGAACTTAGATACAGAAAAAGTAAAGACTGTCCATGA